One part of the Candidatus Dormiibacterota bacterium genome encodes these proteins:
- a CDS encoding metallopeptidase TldD-related protein yields MLRHSADECLALADAVLAAVPDGEAEVLVTEDDLALTRFARNTVHQNVAETGLSLRLRLVAAGRVGVAELRGGGADAIERLVRNAEEARRLAPAQDDLAPLAEPDGGDGPCGWSDATAGATPEQRAEGVATVIAAAAARGLEAFGAYSTRATQRAVVNSRGVRRHGRVTAAGLSAVVRGDEGAGYADRHAVDAGDLDPAAAADEVIETAERNQGARPADPGEYEVVLAPYAVRELVAHLSHIGFSALAVQERRSFMRAGERLMSPGVGIRDDAADPLARPFPFDHEGVSTRRVTCIEQGVCRDVVYDTPTALHDGVASTGHALPQPNTIGPWATHLVMDPGTARVPELVAGVRRGLYVTRFWYVRVVHPLRTVITGMTREGTFLIEDGRLGAAVRDLRFTQSIVEALSRVLGISDERRLELGEDGSAVLVPWVRLEGFRFTS; encoded by the coding sequence AGGCCGAGGTGCTGGTCACCGAGGACGACCTGGCGCTGACCCGCTTCGCCCGCAACACCGTCCACCAGAACGTCGCCGAGACCGGCCTCAGCCTCCGCCTCCGTCTGGTCGCGGCCGGCCGGGTCGGGGTGGCCGAGCTGCGCGGCGGGGGCGCCGACGCGATCGAGCGGCTGGTGCGCAACGCCGAGGAGGCGCGGCGGCTGGCCCCCGCCCAGGACGACCTCGCGCCCCTGGCCGAGCCCGACGGCGGTGACGGCCCCTGCGGCTGGAGCGACGCCACCGCCGGCGCCACCCCGGAGCAGCGTGCCGAGGGGGTGGCGACGGTGATCGCCGCGGCGGCGGCGCGGGGGCTCGAGGCCTTCGGCGCCTACAGCACCCGGGCGACCCAGCGCGCCGTGGTCAACAGCCGCGGCGTCCGCCGCCACGGGCGGGTCACCGCCGCCGGCCTCAGCGCGGTGGTCCGGGGCGACGAGGGGGCGGGGTACGCCGACCGCCACGCCGTCGACGCCGGCGACCTCGATCCCGCCGCGGCCGCGGACGAGGTCATCGAGACCGCCGAGCGCAACCAGGGCGCACGGCCGGCCGACCCCGGAGAGTACGAGGTGGTGCTGGCCCCGTACGCCGTCCGGGAGCTGGTCGCCCACCTCTCCCACATCGGCTTCAGCGCCCTCGCCGTCCAGGAGCGCCGCAGCTTCATGCGCGCCGGCGAGCGGCTGATGAGCCCCGGCGTCGGCATCCGCGACGACGCCGCCGACCCGCTGGCGCGGCCCTTTCCCTTCGACCACGAGGGGGTGAGCACCCGCCGGGTGACCTGCATCGAGCAGGGGGTCTGCCGCGACGTGGTCTACGACACCCCGACCGCGCTCCACGACGGGGTCGCCTCCACCGGACACGCCCTGCCCCAGCCGAACACGATCGGGCCCTGGGCCACCCACCTGGTCATGGACCCGGGCACGGCGAGGGTGCCCGAGCTCGTCGCCGGGGTGCGCCGCGGCCTCTACGTCACCCGGTTCTGGTACGTGCGGGTGGTCCACCCGCTGCGCACGGTGATCACCGGGATGACCCGCGAGGGCACCTTCCTGATCGAGGACGGCCGGCTCGGCGCGGCGGTGCGCGACCTGCGCTTCACCCAGTCGATCGTCGAGGCGCTGAGCCGGGTGCTCGGGATCAGCGACGAGCGCCGGCTCGAGCTCGGCGAGGACGGCAGCGCGGTGCTGGTGCCCTGGGTCCGGCTCGAGGGCTTCCGATTCACCTCGTGA